The following coding sequences lie in one Candidatus Neomarinimicrobiota bacterium genomic window:
- a CDS encoding flagellar basal body L-ring protein FlgH yields MKNKIILFKITLSLLLLLSFTNSQSFNSSRSIFSDLKGCDVGDAVTVLIVESANATRESKISSSSSSNIGAEGSVKGNLTDFLPLFGASSKVSNSHSGSEGTEQKERLTGKITAFVVERTENGLLRIKGEKLVEVNGERNLMKIEGYVRPRDIMENNTVYSYNVADVKIIYRKAGIKNKLFKPGTFQRLTTWAIGIGLIALSIMGLD; encoded by the coding sequence ATGAAAAATAAAATTATATTATTTAAAATTACATTGTCACTCCTTTTATTGTTATCTTTTACAAACTCACAGAGTTTTAATAGCTCAAGATCAATATTTTCAGATTTAAAGGGATGCGATGTTGGGGATGCTGTTACAGTATTGATTGTAGAAAGTGCGAATGCTACTCGTGAATCAAAGATATCTTCTTCATCCTCATCCAATATAGGAGCTGAAGGTTCGGTAAAAGGAAATCTGACAGATTTTTTACCGCTTTTTGGTGCTTCCAGTAAAGTTTCAAATAGTCATAGCGGAAGTGAGGGCACAGAGCAAAAAGAAAGACTAACAGGGAAGATAACTGCTTTTGTAGTAGAGCGAACAGAAAATGGTCTATTAAGAATTAAGGGGGAAAAGCTGGTAGAGGTAAATGGTGAGAGAAATCTTATGAAGATAGAGGGATATGTGAGACCTCGTGATATAATGGAAAATAATACCGTTTACTCATATAATGTTGCCGATGTTAAAATCATATACAGAAAAGCTGGAATAAAAAACAAGCTTTTTAAGCCGGGGACATTTCAAAGGTTAACAACATGGGCGATTGGAATAGGATTAATAGCATTAAGTATTATGGGGCTGGATTGA
- the flgA gene encoding flagellar basal body P-ring formation protein FlgA has product MRVKLSILFILTSFVLASEYNELCDKLLEKFSHVYGISKGDIELQIYNSNYKNKFYNDKGYEVRLNGMYNRLGLTTVWLLYKDSKGIIKEKIPITLRVSAFFDVLIAKENISPGETIDNEKIEIRRLKIERGNLDFFRLKDLPEISGMVAKRFIRKGEIIRDHMIKEKPFVSRGSRVKVKLESKNFDVMTEGVLKEDGYLNRRVRVACEPAGKILTGVLKEKELVVVELQ; this is encoded by the coding sequence ATGCGAGTTAAACTATCGATTTTGTTTATTTTAACCTCTTTCGTTTTAGCTTCAGAATATAATGAACTTTGTGACAAGCTTCTGGAAAAATTTTCCCATGTCTATGGGATTAGTAAAGGCGATATCGAACTGCAAATATATAATTCTAATTATAAAAATAAATTTTATAATGACAAAGGATATGAGGTTCGACTGAATGGAATGTACAATAGGTTGGGGTTAACAACAGTTTGGCTTTTATATAAAGATTCAAAGGGCATTATTAAAGAGAAGATTCCTATAACCTTGAGAGTATCTGCCTTCTTTGATGTTTTAATTGCTAAAGAGAATATCTCGCCAGGGGAAACTATAGATAATGAAAAGATTGAAATTAGGAGATTAAAAATTGAACGTGGGAATCTTGACTTTTTTAGATTAAAGGACCTTCCAGAAATAAGTGGTATGGTAGCAAAAAGATTTATAAGAAAAGGGGAGATTATAAGAGATCATATGATAAAGGAAAAACCATTTGTATCAAGGGGAAGCAGGGTAAAGGTCAAATTGGAGTCAAAAAACTTTGATGTTATGACTGAAGGTGTATTAAAGGAAGATGGATATTTGAATCGCCGAGTAAGGGTAGCATGTGAACCAGCTGGGAAAATTTTGACCGGCGTTTTAAAGGAAAAAGAACTTGTAGTAGTGGAGTTGCAATGA
- the flgG gene encoding flagellar basal-body rod protein FlgG: MLRSLRTAALGMSAQQLHIDVISNNLANVNTNGYKKVKMEFQDLLYETLTLGSGEKSNGYEKPAEIQVGLGNRPVSTYRAFSQGEIEQTGNPLDIAINGRGFFQVQRPDGTIAYTRDGSFRINANGNIVNNSGYLLYPEIVIPENASSIKIDKNGVIYVLYEDQTEPEEIGQIELAMFMNPAGLKPIGENLFEETDASGVPVFGLPGEEGFGEVEQGYLEKSNVDVVQEMIDLIVAQRAYEINSRAVRTADEILRMTNALVR, from the coding sequence ATGTTAAGGTCTTTAAGAACAGCGGCTTTAGGCATGTCTGCTCAACAATTGCATATAGATGTAATATCTAATAACCTGGCAAATGTTAACACAAATGGGTATAAAAAGGTTAAGATGGAATTTCAGGATTTACTGTACGAAACGTTGACTCTTGGTAGTGGGGAGAAAAGTAATGGTTATGAAAAACCAGCTGAAATTCAGGTAGGTCTTGGAAATAGACCTGTTTCCACCTATAGAGCATTTTCTCAAGGGGAGATAGAACAGACTGGTAATCCTCTTGATATAGCGATAAATGGAAGAGGGTTTTTTCAGGTTCAGAGACCAGATGGTACTATCGCTTATACAAGAGATGGATCATTCCGCATTAACGCAAATGGGAATATTGTTAACAATTCTGGATACCTCCTGTACCCTGAAATAGTTATTCCTGAAAATGCCTCTAGTATAAAAATTGATAAAAATGGTGTTATTTATGTTCTATATGAAGACCAAACCGAACCGGAGGAGATAGGTCAGATAGAACTTGCTATGTTTATGAATCCTGCGGGGTTGAAGCCGATAGGTGAAAACCTCTTCGAGGAAACTGATGCTTCAGGTGTTCCTGTCTTTGGATTACCTGGAGAAGAAGGCTTTGGCGAGGTTGAGCAAGGGTATCTTGAAAAATCAAATGTGGATGTTGTGCAGGAAATGATTGATTTGATAGTAGCTCAAAGAGCATATGAAATAAACTCAAGAGCGGTAAGAACAGCCGATGAGATTTTAAGAATGACCAATGCTTTAGTTAGGTAA
- a CDS encoding flagellar hook-basal body complex protein: MDIKFDELKDALKSQEIKLDIISNNLSNVGTTGYKGNLVFVELMEIEGKQLSNVKVKLNFKEGAIERTDNPLDFAINGRGLFAVQTESGEEKYTRNGHFTVDSDGFLKTSDGYFVLGKGGPINVTIDGVKPGKVEVSQSGEIYVDGDYIDDFLIVDIDDYGLLEREANGYYVANNVDVVELENPIVTQGALESSNVNPIKEMINLITVQRYFESTQKALKSVDDQLKKAANNIGKYKT, translated from the coding sequence ATGGATATAAAGTTTGATGAATTAAAAGATGCATTAAAATCTCAGGAAATTAAGCTTGATATAATATCTAATAATCTAAGTAATGTTGGAACAACGGGTTATAAGGGAAATCTTGTTTTTGTTGAGTTGATGGAAATTGAGGGAAAGCAATTATCGAATGTGAAGGTAAAGTTGAATTTTAAGGAAGGTGCTATTGAGAGAACTGATAACCCACTTGATTTTGCAATAAACGGTAGAGGATTATTTGCAGTACAAACCGAGAGTGGTGAGGAAAAATACACAAGGAATGGACATTTCACCGTCGATAGTGATGGATTTCTAAAAACATCCGACGGTTATTTCGTGCTTGGTAAAGGTGGTCCAATAAATGTAACAATAGATGGTGTAAAACCGGGGAAAGTTGAAGTTTCACAATCGGGAGAGATATATGTAGATGGTGATTATATTGATGATTTTCTGATTGTAGATATAGATGATTATGGCTTATTAGAAAGAGAAGCAAATGGCTATTATGTAGCTAATAATGTTGATGTGGTAGAGCTTGAGAACCCTATAGTAACACAAGGGGCTCTTGAAAGCTCAAACGTAAATCCAATCAAGGAAATGATCAATTTAATAACGGTCCAAAGATATTTTGAGTCAACGCAAAAAGCTTTGAAATCGGTGGATGACCAGCTTAAAAAAGCAGCCAATAATATTGGTAAATATAAAACATAA
- a CDS encoding GAF domain-containing protein, whose protein sequence is MGKVGYSLFHDISNLMLEDVSWDKLFESIFNIMENTISFTACTLFLYDAKEDRIVPKYKRGNVIVDLVSDFDFGKGKGIAGWTSVNQRPIILPSLERTRACQDNGFSSFLSIPLRIENKLIGVLNLAHERPEVYKLEYRKDYETLGNYVAVLIEKVQMKSKLEKQNRILKKTLRRLKDLQAELVEKEKLAAIGEIVVTINHEINNPLTSIINIAEILEYSLPALSIEKIRESIRAILEQSKRIRKVTYKLSQLRELKDQKYFGDIKMIKLPEE, encoded by the coding sequence ATGGGTAAAGTTGGATATTCTCTTTTTCATGATATTAGCAATTTAATGTTGGAAGATGTTAGCTGGGATAAACTTTTCGAATCTATTTTTAATATTATGGAAAATACTATTTCTTTTACAGCATGTACACTTTTCTTGTACGATGCAAAAGAGGATAGAATTGTCCCTAAGTATAAAAGGGGAAATGTAATAGTAGATCTTGTAAGCGATTTCGATTTTGGAAAGGGGAAAGGGATAGCTGGATGGACTTCTGTAAATCAAAGACCAATTATACTACCATCTCTGGAAAGGACAAGAGCCTGTCAGGATAATGGATTTTCTTCTTTCCTGTCGATTCCACTTCGAATAGAAAATAAATTGATAGGGGTATTAAACCTTGCTCATGAAAGACCCGAGGTTTATAAACTTGAGTACAGAAAAGACTATGAAACCCTTGGTAATTATGTGGCAGTACTAATTGAAAAAGTTCAGATGAAAAGTAAACTTGAAAAACAAAACAGGATTTTAAAGAAAACTCTGCGAAGACTTAAAGATTTGCAGGCTGAACTTGTTGAGAAGGAAAAACTTGCAGCTATCGGGGAAATTGTTGTTACAATTAACCATGAGATTAATAATCCTCTTACATCTATTATTAATATCGCTGAAATACTTGAATATTCCTTACCTGCTCTAAGTATTGAAAAGATACGCGAAAGTATAAGAGCAATTCTAGAACAATCAAAAAGAATAAGGAAAGTGACCTACAAATTGAGTCAGCTTCGAGAGCTCAAAGATCAAAAGTATTTTGGCGATATTAAAATGATAAAGTTACCTGAGGAATAA
- a CDS encoding PAS domain-containing protein, which yields MRSKIKDYETTVLILESISDGVFILNKEGKIEYANRSVLNMLEVKFDEIRGKIIDEFIMDADEGEFEEQEDFFENKKRLTLIDKLSSGIFTNIECYLVNGQKVNNVLISFSPIKNSDGEVDYIIMVIRDITEFKAMEKELRRNQVIAVSRDRLRALGELTVGLIHQISHPINAMNLRLELLKNKLKEKGKLPKDKLLSFIDDFERMIGKMTGIVNSMRLFAQQTEGNILELVSIQDVVDNLVKIFSYELRNLGIELKVEHRDSLPFILANPLLIEQVLINLISNARDAFIYNPKRRDEIKYIKIMTRVNPGKWIEIYVEDNAGGIDKSIINKIWEPFFTTKEVDKNTGIGLTMCKNIINSMGGDIKVGVREGEGTTFKVILPLEQRSESSQLRNLIEILHKG from the coding sequence ATGAGAAGCAAAATAAAAGATTATGAGACAACAGTATTAATTCTTGAAAGTATATCCGATGGTGTATTTATACTAAATAAAGAGGGTAAGATTGAATACGCCAATCGTTCAGTGCTTAATATGTTGGAAGTGAAATTTGATGAAATAAGGGGAAAGATTATTGATGAATTTATAATGGATGCAGATGAAGGTGAATTTGAAGAACAGGAAGATTTTTTTGAAAATAAAAAACGTTTGACACTTATAGATAAGCTTAGTAGCGGAATTTTTACGAATATCGAGTGTTATCTGGTTAATGGTCAAAAGGTTAACAATGTGCTAATCTCATTTAGTCCAATTAAGAATAGCGATGGTGAAGTTGATTATATTATAATGGTTATAAGAGATATTACTGAGTTTAAGGCAATGGAAAAGGAATTAAGACGGAATCAGGTTATCGCAGTCAGTAGAGATAGGTTAAGGGCACTTGGTGAATTAACTGTTGGCTTGATACATCAAATTAGTCATCCGATAAATGCGATGAATCTGAGATTGGAGCTACTAAAAAATAAACTGAAGGAGAAAGGGAAGTTACCAAAGGATAAATTGCTGTCCTTTATAGATGATTTTGAAAGAATGATTGGTAAAATGACTGGTATTGTTAATAGTATGAGGTTGTTTGCACAGCAGACTGAAGGAAATATTCTTGAGCTTGTAAGTATACAGGATGTAGTTGATAACTTGGTTAAAATATTCTCTTATGAACTAAGGAATCTTGGTATTGAATTAAAGGTGGAGCATAGAGATAGTTTACCTTTTATACTGGCAAATCCTTTATTGATTGAGCAGGTTTTGATTAATCTCATTTCTAATGCTCGAGATGCTTTTATCTATAATCCAAAGAGACGTGATGAAATTAAGTATATAAAAATTATGACGAGAGTTAACCCGGGGAAGTGGATTGAGATATATGTTGAGGATAATGCTGGAGGTATTGATAAAAGCATAATAAATAAAATATGGGAACCTTTCTTTACAACCAAAGAGGTGGATAAAAATACAGGCATTGGGCTGACTATGTGTAAAAATATAATAAATTCCATGGGAGGGGATATAAAGGTAGGAGTAAGAGAAGGAGAAGGAACTACATTTAAGGTTATTCTACCACTCGAGCAAAGAAGTGAGTCGAGCCAATTAAGAAATTTAATTGAAATATTGCATAAAGGATGA
- a CDS encoding FliA/WhiG family RNA polymerase sigma factor — protein MLNEKLKIREDAEYLVREYITTKNESLKERIIKSYINLIKHIVGRLHIPENWILKKEDLYQYGIIGLLEALERYNLSYGVSFKTFAYKRIYGEIIDAIRRETALNRGQVKSIMKLNDGLERLRSKLKREPTVEEICKEVNISEEEYFKIQQIIDIGYTLSLDDKLYKDGEDSIRIKDRIVDPDQMNPEEKVEFDDLKSYLKNIIKELDERERLILALYFYEELTLADIGLVLGVSESRVSQILNETLRLLRKKVEERNAIR, from the coding sequence ATGCTGAATGAAAAATTAAAAATCCGGGAAGATGCTGAATATCTTGTAAGGGAGTATATAACGACAAAAAATGAAAGTTTAAAAGAGAGGATTATTAAATCCTACATAAACCTAATAAAGCATATAGTGGGTAGATTACATATACCTGAAAATTGGATATTAAAAAAAGAAGATTTATATCAATATGGCATAATAGGATTGCTTGAAGCCCTTGAGAGATATAATCTCTCATATGGAGTTAGTTTTAAAACCTTTGCATATAAAAGAATATACGGAGAAATAATTGATGCTATAAGAAGAGAAACTGCTCTTAATAGAGGTCAGGTTAAATCAATAATGAAATTAAATGATGGTCTTGAACGTCTCAGAAGTAAACTTAAGAGAGAGCCTACCGTAGAGGAAATTTGTAAAGAAGTTAATATATCAGAAGAGGAATATTTTAAAATTCAGCAAATCATAGACATTGGTTATACCTTGTCTCTTGACGATAAACTGTATAAGGATGGTGAGGATAGCATCAGAATTAAGGATAGGATAGTTGATCCTGACCAGATGAACCCAGAAGAAAAAGTTGAATTTGATGATTTGAAATCTTATCTAAAGAATATCATTAAAGAGTTAGATGAAAGGGAGAGATTGATTCTTGCATTGTATTTCTATGAGGAGCTGACACTTGCTGATATTGGTCTTGTATTGGGTGTAAGTGAATCAAGGGTCTCGCAAATTTTAAATGAGACGTTAAGGTTATTGAGAAAAAAAGTAGAGGAAAGAAATGCCATTAGATGA
- a CDS encoding AAA family ATPase — MVEGSAFGRLLKFGDASDKKSAEIIAVTSGKGGVGKTNLSVNLSLLLSQFGKRVLLIDADIHLGNIDLFLGINPDYNISDFILNQKPIEEIIFKCPQGIDLLPASSVVKELIESEDEVLRKISAEFKKIQHKYDTIVIDTGAGVSRTVLSFVLSADKVIVIATPDPASIADTYGIVKIVKTTEPNMPIILVVNMVKNQEEGDSLFRKLDLMAQKFLNSKLIYGGYLVDDEQIARAIKIQSPFILEYPNSISTLHFKIIVKKLMSIPIMDRRFGINVFDRLIDNKEIILGRE; from the coding sequence ATGGTTGAAGGTAGTGCTTTTGGAAGGTTATTAAAGTTTGGTGACGCCAGTGACAAGAAATCTGCGGAAATCATTGCCGTTACAAGTGGAAAAGGTGGGGTAGGGAAGACAAATCTTAGTGTTAATCTGTCTTTACTTTTAAGCCAGTTTGGTAAAAGGGTATTGCTGATTGATGCTGATATTCACCTTGGCAATATTGATCTTTTCCTTGGTATTAATCCAGATTATAATATTTCCGATTTCATTTTAAATCAAAAACCAATAGAAGAAATAATTTTCAAGTGTCCACAGGGGATAGACCTTTTACCTGCTTCGTCAGTTGTAAAGGAACTGATAGAGTCTGAGGATGAGGTGTTAAGAAAAATAAGTGCTGAATTTAAAAAAATTCAGCATAAATATGATACAATAGTGATTGATACAGGAGCAGGAGTTTCAAGAACTGTTCTATCGTTTGTATTGAGTGCTGATAAGGTTATAGTGATAGCAACCCCCGATCCAGCTTCTATCGCTGATACCTATGGGATTGTGAAAATAGTCAAGACTACTGAGCCTAATATGCCGATTATACTCGTTGTTAATATGGTCAAAAATCAGGAGGAGGGTGATTCGCTATTCAGAAAGCTGGATTTAATGGCGCAAAAGTTCTTGAATTCAAAATTGATTTATGGAGGGTATTTGGTGGATGATGAACAGATAGCGAGAGCAATTAAAATACAGAGTCCATTTATATTGGAGTATCCCAATTCCATTTCAACATTACATTTCAAAATAATAGTTAAAAAACTTATGAGTATTCCCATTATGGATAGAAGATTTGGAATTAACGTTTTTGATAGATTAATTGATAATAAAGAAATAATCTTAGGTAGAGAATGA
- the flhA gene encoding flagellar biosynthesis protein FlhA, with translation MPETVVQSNRVMRILSNSNVALAAGVILILTVMILPLPTFLMDVLLVMNITGALVMLFVSIYILKPLEFSVFPSLLLIVTLFRLSLNVATTRLILTQAYAGELIQAFGSFVVRGNYFVGIIIFLILVIINFIVITKGATRIAEVSARFTLDAMPGKQMSIDADLNAGLIDDQEAQRRREQIVREADFYGAMDGASKFVRGDAIAGLLITAINIIGGLIIGVLQRGMPIGEAASTYTILTVGDGLVAQIPALIISTSAGIIITRASSESNLGTDISAQITRQPKAIFVTSGVLALMGLVPGMPFFPFMIMAAIMAGSGYLVEKALKIQEAMAKEEEVEETAEAEEKIEEFLHPDPFEVEIGYGLIPLVDVNQGGNLLRRISTIRKSIAIELGVIVPPIRIRDNIQLKSNEYVFKIYGVECARYELMMGYYLVLNPDDRAELKGIDTVEPTFGLPAKWIPKSEKEKAELAGYTVIEPVAVIATHLMEVLKNNAYKLLDRQETQRMLDHLKETHPAVVEGVVPDIVNLGTVTQVLKNLLKERIPIRNLVTIMETLADYGAMTKDSDVLTEYVRNALAEVITGYYKQDKNYITVITLDPRLEDKIMENVRSGNGRSQNLGFTPDQVNKIFSSLAEKVEKAIQMGVKPVLLTSPHIRRYVRNFIDPVLPNLAVLSYNELTPDTELKTVGSVEYPNEN, from the coding sequence ATGCCTGAAACTGTAGTGCAATCAAATAGAGTAATGCGCATATTGAGCAATAGTAATGTTGCTCTTGCAGCCGGTGTTATATTGATACTTACTGTTATGATTCTTCCATTACCAACTTTCCTTATGGATGTATTGCTTGTAATGAATATAACAGGTGCTCTTGTAATGTTATTCGTTTCTATTTATATTCTGAAACCATTGGAATTTTCTGTTTTTCCTAGTTTATTGTTAATAGTAACTCTTTTCAGATTATCACTAAACGTTGCTACTACGAGATTGATTTTGACCCAAGCCTATGCTGGTGAATTAATTCAGGCTTTTGGTTCATTTGTTGTGAGGGGGAATTATTTTGTTGGAATTATAATATTTTTAATTCTTGTTATCATAAACTTTATTGTGATTACAAAAGGTGCTACGAGGATAGCTGAAGTATCAGCTAGGTTTACCCTTGATGCTATGCCTGGCAAGCAAATGTCAATTGATGCAGATTTAAATGCTGGCTTGATAGATGACCAGGAAGCTCAGAGAAGACGTGAACAGATAGTGAGAGAGGCTGATTTTTATGGAGCTATGGATGGTGCCTCCAAGTTTGTAAGGGGAGATGCTATAGCAGGTTTACTGATTACAGCAATAAATATTATTGGTGGGTTGATAATAGGAGTTCTGCAAAGGGGAATGCCTATTGGTGAGGCAGCTTCTACCTATACAATACTCACGGTTGGGGATGGTCTTGTTGCTCAGATACCAGCTTTAATTATTTCCACTTCCGCAGGTATAATTATTACAAGGGCATCTTCTGAAAGTAACCTTGGTACGGATATATCGGCACAGATCACTAGGCAACCCAAAGCAATTTTTGTAACATCTGGTGTACTCGCTCTGATGGGACTTGTGCCCGGGATGCCATTTTTCCCATTCATGATTATGGCTGCTATTATGGCAGGGAGTGGTTATTTAGTTGAGAAAGCTTTGAAAATTCAAGAAGCCATGGCAAAGGAAGAAGAGGTTGAAGAGACAGCCGAAGCAGAAGAGAAAATAGAGGAGTTCCTTCATCCTGATCCCTTTGAAGTTGAAATAGGATATGGACTGATACCGCTTGTTGATGTGAATCAGGGCGGGAATTTATTAAGAAGAATATCAACAATAAGAAAGAGTATAGCTATAGAACTTGGAGTAATTGTACCACCAATTAGAATAAGAGATAACATCCAATTAAAATCTAACGAATATGTCTTCAAAATCTATGGAGTTGAGTGTGCCAGATATGAATTGATGATGGGGTATTATCTTGTATTGAATCCTGATGATCGAGCTGAGTTAAAAGGCATTGATACAGTAGAACCAACGTTTGGGTTACCAGCTAAGTGGATTCCAAAATCAGAAAAAGAGAAGGCAGAGCTTGCCGGTTACACTGTTATAGAACCAGTAGCAGTAATTGCAACTCATTTGATGGAAGTATTAAAAAATAATGCCTATAAATTGCTTGACAGGCAGGAAACCCAAAGGATGCTTGACCATTTAAAAGAGACTCACCCGGCAGTTGTTGAGGGGGTTGTCCCAGATATTGTAAATCTTGGAACAGTTACACAAGTACTTAAAAACTTGCTAAAAGAAAGAATACCAATTAGAAATCTTGTTACTATTATGGAAACCTTAGCGGACTATGGCGCAATGACAAAGGATTCGGATGTTTTAACTGAGTATGTAAGAAATGCTCTTGCTGAGGTGATAACTGGATATTACAAACAGGATAAGAACTATATAACAGTTATTACTCTCGATCCGCGCCTTGAAGATAAAATTATGGAGAATGTTAGAAGTGGTAATGGTAGATCACAAAACCTTGGATTTACACCAGATCAGGTTAATAAAATTTTTAGTTCCCTTGCCGAAAAAGTTGAGAAAGCGATACAGATGGGAGTAAAACCTGTTCTATTAACTTCTCCACATATACGAAGATATGTTAGAAACTTTATTGATCCGGTTTTACCAAATTTAGCTGTGCTTTCATATAATGAATTAACACCAGATACTGAATTAAAAACTGTAGGCTCAGTGGAGTATCCAAATGAGAATTAA
- the flhB gene encoding flagellar biosynthesis protein FlhB has protein sequence MPDGAQDRTEKATPRKRGKERRKGNVARSVELNSVAILFAGIFLFIFLGKELIERTLRFMIEVYQSVSVYEVTDDTLIYQVMFILRYFGPVVGAFLLGVMLTGLLINYLQVGFVYASEAIKIKFDKLNPVNGLKKLFSLNSIVELLKSLLKFIIVGFIAYSVLKRHTEDYLLLFSSTVPKAVSFFGSVVFELTVKIAVVLLILAIGDYFYQKYSYEKRIMMTKQEVKDEWKDYEGDPRVKSRIRSLQFQMARRRMMSAVPEATVVVTNPVFIAVALKYEPKKRTDAPVVVAKGKRKIAEKIKAIAIQYNVPIVENKPLARSLYESCEVGMEIPFTLYHAVAEVLAYVYQMRKDNNPVNKELIDA, from the coding sequence ATGCCTGATGGTGCGCAGGATAGGACCGAAAAAGCGACTCCACGAAAGAGAGGTAAAGAAAGGAGAAAAGGTAATGTAGCAAGGAGCGTGGAATTAAATTCTGTTGCGATTCTTTTTGCAGGGATATTTCTTTTTATTTTTCTGGGCAAAGAATTGATAGAAAGAACTCTTCGCTTTATGATAGAGGTTTATCAATCTGTAAGTGTGTATGAAGTTACAGATGATACACTAATATATCAGGTTATGTTCATTTTGCGTTATTTTGGACCTGTTGTTGGTGCTTTTCTCTTGGGTGTAATGCTTACAGGTCTATTGATAAATTATCTTCAGGTGGGCTTTGTCTATGCAAGCGAAGCAATAAAAATTAAATTTGATAAACTTAATCCTGTTAATGGTTTAAAAAAACTTTTTTCACTTAACTCTATTGTTGAACTATTAAAAAGCTTGTTGAAGTTTATAATAGTTGGATTTATCGCTTATTCGGTTTTAAAAAGACATACGGAAGATTATCTACTTTTATTCAGCAGTACAGTCCCGAAGGCGGTTAGTTTCTTCGGTAGTGTGGTGTTTGAGTTGACGGTTAAAATAGCAGTAGTTCTGCTTATTTTAGCTATTGGTGATTATTTTTATCAAAAATATTCTTATGAAAAAAGGATAATGATGACTAAACAGGAAGTAAAAGATGAATGGAAAGACTATGAAGGCGATCCAAGAGTTAAAAGCAGGATCAGATCTCTGCAATTTCAGATGGCAAGAAGAAGAATGATGTCAGCTGTTCCTGAAGCGACAGTTGTAGTTACTAATCCAGTCTTTATAGCTGTTGCTCTTAAATATGAGCCAAAGAAAAGAACCGATGCACCTGTGGTTGTAGCAAAGGGGAAAAGAAAAATTGCAGAGAAAATAAAAGCAATAGCAATTCAATATAATGTACCAATAGTTGAGAATAAGCCACTAGCTCGAAGTTTATATGAGTCCTGTGAAGTTGGTATGGAGATACCATTCACTCTTTATCATGCTGTAGCAGAAGTATTAGCATATGTGTATCAAATGAGGAAGGATAATAATCCAGTAAATAAAGAGTTGATAGATGCCTGA
- the fliR gene encoding flagellar biosynthetic protein FliR produces MYELIDKMSELMPGFMLVFFRIVSMLMVLPIFGYQSVPQRLRFFIGFVLAIVVFPTVNQSVDINSVESLIINISREVFIGLIVGFGARLIFEAFYMAGGFIGRQMALGLANVMDPTSHQQLPIISNFWLIVVMAFVFAVNAHYYFVALLAENFKAVPLGLGSLSPRLGRHMIEGGSILYRIGVGFAAPAMVFLLLVDIAISFMARVMPRMNVFFVTLPLKIFTGIVVLIISLSIFQVIFDSFFSQMVDYVNTILIFLRG; encoded by the coding sequence ATGTATGAACTGATTGATAAAATGTCCGAATTGATGCCCGGATTTATGTTGGTATTTTTTCGTATAGTTTCCATGCTAATGGTGTTACCAATTTTTGGTTATCAATCAGTTCCCCAGCGGTTAAGATTTTTTATTGGTTTCGTGCTGGCTATAGTAGTTTTTCCAACAGTTAATCAAAGTGTAGATATAAATTCAGTTGAATCGTTAATTATTAATATTTCAAGAGAGGTATTCATAGGCTTGATAGTAGGATTTGGTGCCAGATTAATATTTGAAGCTTTCTACATGGCAGGTGGTTTTATCGGAAGACAAATGGCACTTGGATTGGCAAATGTAATGGATCCTACAAGTCATCAGCAACTTCCTATTATTAGCAATTTTTGGTTAATAGTTGTGATGGCATTTGTATTTGCAGTTAATGCCCATTACTATTTTGTTGCGTTATTGGCTGAGAATTTTAAAGCTGTTCCCCTTGGCCTGGGTAGTTTATCACCTCGACTTGGAAGACATATGATAGAGGGTGGCTCTATATTATATAGGATTGGTGTGGGCTTTGCAGCTCCTGCTATGGTATTTTTACTTCTTGTAGATATTGCAATATCCTTTATGGCGAGGGTAATGCCAAGGATGAATGTATTTTTTGTCACTTTACCATTAAAGATTTTCACTGGTATAGTAGTGCTTATAATTTCCTTAAGTATTTTTCAGGTAATATTTGATTCTTTCTTTTCTCAGATGGTTGATTATGTTAATACAATCTTGATTTTTTTAAGAGGTTAA